From one Cyprinus carpio isolate SPL01 chromosome B3, ASM1834038v1, whole genome shotgun sequence genomic stretch:
- the pam16 gene encoding mitochondrial import inner membrane translocase subunit tim16: MAKYLAQIIVMGAQVVGRAFARALRQEFAASQAAAEARGGAGRQSAAASSFTGMTLQEAQQILNISTLTPEEIQKNYEHLFKANDKAVGGSFYLQSKVVRAKERLDEELSIQQQHQTKPPEQQQT, translated from the exons ATG GCCAAGTATCTGGCTCAGATCATTGTGATGGGGGCTCAGGTGGTCGGACGAGCTTTTGCAAGAGCTCTACGTCAAGAATTTGCAG CCAGTCAAGCGGCTGCTGAGGCTCGGGGTGGAGCGGGCAGGCAGTCTGCGGCTGCGTCTAGTTTCACAGGGATGACTTTACAAGAAGCCCAACAGATACTGAACATCTCCACATTAACACCAGAGGAGATCCAGAAG AATtatgagcatttatttaaagcCAATGACAAAGCGGTCGGCGGTTCATTCTATCTGCAATCAAAG GTGGTACGGGCTAAAGAGCGTCTGGATGAAGAACTGTCCATTCAACAGCAGCACCAAACCAAACCACCAGAGCAGCAGCAGACATGA